The sequence ATTCCATGAGAGAGCACACTTCCAGAAAACTGCAAATGCAGAAAGCATTAAGAAAAATCTTATCTACTTTTCCCAGTGCCCCACTGACCCCGTAACCTGTCTTTGATAGTTGGCCTTTTTATGTTTGTTGCCATACTGTGTATGTTAGTTCTAAGATACTGCTACGTCTAAAACAGTAATTACACTATAAGACATCATATAAATATGTCATGTAATGTCACAAGGATAAGCTTTAGTTGAGACCGTAAATGTCTGGGGTTAAGTGGGTGCTATAAAATGCAGGATGAGAAACTACAGGAAAAAGAGCTTGACTCAAGACAGTGACCGATCCTTTTTCTTTACAGATTAGTTTCACACAGGGATCTTACTGGAGCCAAATTAGGCTGCTTTTGTCAAGCAGCTAAAGATAAAGCAGGAATGAGGAGGAGCACTGAACCGTTAGGTAAATAACAGGCTTCTCAAACTTGACTTTACTGGGTTAAAAGCCTAATGATTCACTTAAAAGTATTTCAGGTTTTATTTGAAGAAAGGTGTGCATTGAACCTTTTTGTAATTCACAATGAAACTGAGTAAATATGTCATCTTACCTCATCTTTATTTGTCAGCCCCATTTTTGACATGTCTATGGTGAAATAATGCTTGTTAGGCATAACTATCTCAATCTCTTCGAtctaagaagaagaaaacaacagaTGAGGGCATAGTTTGCAATTTATTTGTCATCTAGTCCAGAGATAAAATACAAGAGGCAGATGTGCTACATATTGTCAGTTGTTCCCTCTTGGCAACAGAGACTGCAttaacacaaacattaaaaaaattcaagGCACCTCTTTGTATTTCTTGTACAACCAGGCTTTTTGCCTGTTTTTCTTTCGTTGACttatgtgaacttccccttggggattaataaagttatcttatcttattctttctatctatctatctatctatctatctatctatctatctatctatctatctatctatctatctatctatctagcaattAAATCATATGTGGTTTACAGTGTACCACTTTTGTGACATTCAGATTACTTTATGGGTTATAGGTTTGTCttgggatttgtttttttttatcaggaaGCTTTAGTTTTcaaacattattcattttttttttattccgggGTGCAAGTGTTATAGGTTACTGGGAGCATTATTGTCCAGTGTACAGAGTACAGCAGTGTTTTACcttttaatgaaaactaaaaagaacTTGTCATTAACCAAGAAATAATCATTTCATTaactaaagcaaaaataaaaatgaaaaattgtctGAAAAGcacaacaaaaggaaaacaagaaaaacaaaagttataATATTGAATTACATAACACTTGTCTTTTTGCATAAAATGCATGCGAACGTACATACTGGCGATATATTTATAAGAAGCTCACGGCTGTATTGTTAAGTTGGCGTAAACTGCATTTCCATGAGTTTCCTCCATAATGCTTAACAGTAAGTTTAGACAAGATTAATTAGTATGTGTGCAACCTCTTGCTATCTAAACCCCTACATCAACATGTATCTCAATTGGGCACCATATCACTGATCTCCTCTGGCACTGTTCTCTTGCAAAATGcagcaataaaaatgtaaatgttaagtaAATTATGCAGCCACCTACTACCTGAAGTGCAGAATTGAAACTGAAGTTACTCAAGTTTGGTATAGCAAGGTTTTATGGTgggaaataaaacacacaaagaggTGGATTTACTGCGTTACTTGTACTTAAGTATGTTTGGGGAAGAACTTGATATTTTGGAGATGTATTTGGCAAGactatattttacttttactcaagaacatttgtaaaaaaacaaaaaacactttgttaCCTTTCTGTCTTCATTTGATAACGTTCTATTCTGAAAttgtcagtttttttgttttttttttttagtttttcaatcTCTTTTACTACAAAGAGCCAGCACTCTGCTGGCCCTggcaaaaaagtgaaattttgaaGTAAATTATTTCTTCGTcttcgtcgtcttcttcttcgTCAATATTATTAAtgcaattgttattattatatagcaatGTCCAGCTGTCAAATCAACGTAAAAAgtagtagaataaaaaaaatctgttacaaGCAGAAAAGAGGTCTAGTAGCAGAAACCTATAAATGAAGTATCAGTTTAATTTTAATCTAGTTGTTTAATATGGATACTATTTTGAAACAGGGTGGTCTACTGATACAATTCCTAGCATTCTGCTGCCGTATGGGAAGCCATAAGGTAATGCTTCTAGCACATGTACTAGTAAAGCACTAATAACAATACAGGTATAGAACTTGTTTATATCGTATGTTGCATATTCAGTGAGTGATCTAAAATAATCTTAAAGACAGTATATGATGTAAGTATGCACGTAGAAATACACTGTATACATAgcaaaacatatttatatttctgttattACTGTTATGAACACAGTTCAAGTATTTCAAGAAATAACCAAAGTAAGAATTCCCagagaaaaatatactttcaaAGTTTAGAAAAGGGCAGATGACATTTGTagcatcagttaaaaaaaaaaagtatttgtgtgcaGTGATCTTACTCACAAAGGTATTCACATAAGTAAAacttaaagtgtttttaaaattaaattgcaatttCATTAACTTTTTGGCTTCAAGCGGCAACAGTGCATTCTAGTTAtttgaatctttcattttttattacgcTGGAAAGCTTGAACTATCACATTATTGTGAGATAATTGAGCTCTTTCGCAGTCAAATTGTatgttacatgtacagtattcatGTATTAGGTTGACTGTAATGCAAGATGAATAATATGAAATTtgacaattatataaaaaactgtttttatcaTTGTAGAACAGTGTCTGTGTGAATATTTATTggatgaggaaaacaaaaatataatgtcaCAAACAGTAAGTTAAttgctaaaaagtaaaaaaaatagaatgaaaaattaaatcaaacttaAACTAAAtacaactaaaactaaaaaataacttaaaactaGAAAAACCTGGAGTGCTGTGAATATATAGTAGTGTGGCATTCTAGGATGTatagctgctggaccccacgaccctgcccaacacccagtccatgcacgCATTGAACcgagtaggagcaagaatacaccccAGAAACAACTgagaaaatgcagaggttctgcctccactctgaacagtactcacagtaccagtgtaaaggccagtcatgatatccagcaactttggtgTGAATCCCATGAAAccccaggatgtcccacagggcagctcgatcaactgcaacaaaactgccaatatttgcgtttgcgctccatgagagcccccagtgccaggatgtggtcgatggtagacctcttaggcgtaaaaccagactggtccagtcgctggtaggtgagcaagtgatcacagatcctattgaagaTGGCCCTAGTaaagaccttacccggcaccaaggagagtgttatccccctgtagttgccacaatctaGGCTATCGcccttctctttccagatagggacaacaaatgacaagtcccgttttcccgtcagttgggatgacgccagcctggagaagttcaccccggataccacagatccctgcagccttccctaccctcagctggttcactacctgtgcagtctcagtgagacttggtggttcacagctaattggaggatcagcctcaagaacccgAGGACTTGGAGATGTCTGGGTCTGATCCTCCTGCTGAATACATAAcagatttatttgttttgcaaatgttaagGTCACTTGGACATAAGTGAACTCTAATTTACTACTACTTGTACTATTGTATGAATATTCTTAAACGCTTAAACACATATGCTTGTGCATATTTTTTAGGATTGCCCATAAAAATTTGAATATGTTTAAGAAACTCAGTATTTTAGACAAAATTGGTTAAACAGTGATTTTACAGTGACTTACTTCGGGAACTCTATTGAGAACCAAGACTTGAGTGTCATAAAGAGTCTTTTGAACAGACGGTGAGTACTCTCCTTCATTATAAGGGCCGGCAAACTGCTCAATGATGCTGTTCTTTACAGTGTGGCTGAAAATGGGAGAaatgatttcttattatttattgtacTAATTATTTAGACAAGCAGATCACACCCATGTACACCTTTCTATAACAAACAAAGGTAATTTTGAAATCCAGTTGTTTAAATATCTTTATAATAATGGACAGGCATGTAAAATAAGCCACTCTGGAACATACAGTGAGTCTTAGATGGAGGCAGAACTTTGGAGGCTTTGTGTGTTTCACTGCTAGTGCCAGTAAGTCTCCAAATGTTTGGCCTTTACACAATTAATATACTTCATCTTATAGTGAGCACCACCAGAAACTGTaattaaaaaagtcaaattcacCTTTCAAAGCAATGTAAAAGGAACAATATTGTAAACCGTGTCATTTTACTCATTTGCATCAGTTCAGTTTAAcctttgtttccttttatttatctACAACAACTTCAAAAAcgttttaatgaataataaagaaTGTGTATTATGTAAAGACAACACAGGCCTCTGAGGCTCTAgtgtagtctgcatgttctctatgTATTTGTGTCGATTTTTTTCCATGCTGTTTTAGCAAAACTGAAATTGCCCTGTTGGACTGATACCCATCCTAGGTGAGTTTCTTCCTGGACAAACATAAGAAAACGTATAGTTAAAAAAACAGCTTGTAGAGGTGAGTACAACAAGTCCAATGTAGTCATTTTTCTTGGTTGGAATGCTAATCTGGCTGTCAAAGAGCTTCCACTGGGACTTGGCTTGGATTCTGGAATGGTTAAATGTTACCGAGGGTCTGGAAAAGTGCATGCAAAATGAGttcaacataaaaacaaaaatgacagcaTGGTGCCCTTTCATGCTGGACATACAGACCTTACAAATTCACCCACCTGGCTAGATGATGATGTCAGAAGGCTGAAGTGGCAAGAAGTAGCAAGTTGCCCACAATAGTTAGGTGAGATTTTGGGGGGGCCCAGTGTTTAGTGCTATTGAATCCCATGATTTCTGGGGATAGTCTGTAGCTACTCTGGCTTCATTGCACATTTAAATGATGTATGTGCAGATCATGTTAACTGGCTGCTGTAGAGTAGCCAAATGCGAATGTGCATTTTATTGGGTTGGCATGCCAGTCGTTATGCACCTGATACAACATCCTGTGActtttaaatggaaaagaaaaggttCCGAAAATAGATGCTAAGATGTATTCTGTTTGGTACAGATTTCAGAAGCTGTCTTCCAACTCAGCAAACTTCTTAGACAGGGAGAAACTTTGAACTGAAAAAGATTGCACGAGTCCAAGGTCAAATTCAGAGGAAGATCTCttgaaaacattaattttatgtaGTGACGCATGGATTGCTTTAGTGAAATCAGACTGCAGTAAATATCAGTGGAAATCTGGTGTAAATAAAGCACCTAATGTGGCAAAATGACAAGATAATATATAATACGTTACCATATTGAGTCAAATGCGATGTTCCTGAATTTATTGTACCGCCATTTTGTATAGACCACAGTGCAGAAGCATCTGTCCCTCACTTCTGGCAGGGTTGTGTACTTATCCTTGATAAAACCTTCAAAGCCAGACTGAGTGGTTTTCAGAACCTTCATCTCTTTCAGACCACTGTGTAGTACCGGGGCCTCTGTTTAATAAAgagtttattttactttaatgtgtAGGAGTCTCTTCACATATACAGCATAAAGGGTGCATGGCTATCTAGGTGTTATGTGCAGCTAGGGCAGCAATGAGAGAACGTCACTGACAAAACGAGAGGTTCTGTACTTTACCTTGTGAGAAGGAGAGGAGGGAACTGCTGGAGCCACAGGTACTTCAAGGTCTGTGCCTTAGAAGTGGAACAGACAGAGTTGTGGCCTTGGGGGAGGCATGTAGTGCTTCTCCAGGACAATAGTGGGCAGGTGTCACAGCGGAGTGAAGGAGTTCATAAACCTCTCCTTAGGGGCAGAGTACAGCATGAAGTTGTAAGGCATCCTGGGCAGCATAAGGCAATATTTTTCCATTTGGCTGTTTGCTGGCAAGATGAGTTTTTCCAGTTAATGATGTGGGACAGATAAGACACTGGCTGAGAGGCCCAGTCGTTTAAGGTAAACTGATGACACAAGAGGCTGCTACAAGAAGTTGTAGTCTGGTATCCATTTTGCAGCCCTAAAATCATCTCTGACCCAAGAGTCGGGTCAAGGCGCTTTAAATTAGAAAATTCTTTGAAACTGGACGGTAGAAGAATCATGGCTTACTGGTGAGCAAAAAGAGGCTAATGCTCTAAGAGAGAGAGGAGCAAGAATTGACCCAGAGagtatttggtgttttttttctgaagtggGCAAGGGGGTGAGCTGTCCCACAAAATGGACAGGAATTTAAGACCTGTTTAAGCAAATCTAGCGGGGTAGCAACATGTATGTTTAGTTCTGGTGAacatctgttcatttttgtttgttcctCCCATGTaagtttattatttaatacagtcgGCCTCCTTCTCATGAATCTCAGGGTTGAGTGTCATAGAGAAAGGCTACCCTAGCCTGATGTATCAGAAcagcacacagtttgtgtgatttcaatagGTGTACCAGCAGATCAATTCATTCttcattattttctattataaatgtattataagTAGCCAATAAAGAcactttttgtcttttgtattaTTTCACAGATATTTCTAGTCTTAACTCCTTAGGGAAAAAATGTAAGTATAATGTTGACTCCTGCAGTGTAAAGGCCTTTCTCTTGCCACTGTGGTAAAATGCTGACTTGTGATAGATGAATGGGTACTGTGGCACTGATAATGAAATGTAACTCACCATTCTGGTACTGCTCAGCCTCACAAAAATGAATAACTTCTGGACTGTAAATGAAAGCATGGACATGTTCAACTCCATTCTgtcaaacaaataaacacaatgtaAGAGACAAGAATATCGCATAAAGAATAGCATAAAGCTGAATGtctgttagttttttttattattacggTAGggattttacactttttttaacGTAAAGAAATGTGTTCTACACAGCAAACCAAACGGCGTATTACACTAATATCAATCATTCACCTCTGCAAGACTAAAGTAGCATTTGTAGCAAATAAAGAGAACTGAAAGCAGAATTAATGTAATATATAAGATTAACTTAATACTCGAGCACTGTGACCGTGAAGGGTGGAGGATTAATCCGTCCGCTTAGAtgctttacatacagtatgtccgcATTTAAGACTTTTATCATTTCAGAGCAGTGCACAGCAGTGGTCATGAGGCGGTCGATTGGGAGAAGATGCAAC comes from Polypterus senegalus isolate Bchr_013 chromosome 14, ASM1683550v1, whole genome shotgun sequence and encodes:
- the uox gene encoding uricase translates to MAHQNKAVEFVRTGYGKNIVKLLHIKRQGKFQDIKELEVSVQLTLRTKKDYLDGDNADIIPTDTIKNTVHVLAKLKGVRTAEEFALDICSYFLNTFKHVERVRVNIDEAPWKRLEKNGVEHVHAFIYSPEVIHFCEAEQYQNEAPVLHSGLKEMKVLKTTQSGFEGFIKDKYTTLPEVRDRCFCTVVYTKWRYNKFRNIAFDSICHTVKNSIIEQFAGPYNEGEYSPSVQKTLYDTQVLVLNRVPEIEEIEIVMPNKHYFTIDMSKMGLTNKDEVLLPLDNPSGNITGTVRRRPFSKL